The following proteins come from a genomic window of Dreissena polymorpha isolate Duluth1 chromosome 1, UMN_Dpol_1.0, whole genome shotgun sequence:
- the LOC127864230 gene encoding uncharacterized protein LOC127864230, producing the protein MVEDFCCTSCLEQNLAESADIYCEKCLRFYCKKCVIHHNQLFTKHTTCGREDIKKWPVCKAVEDFLRKCEVHEEKTLTQFCHDHSQLCCSDCYGTIHSQCREVTQISELTNSQPSGLEGLSVELETALGEIKTLQISQEASIQSLQRTYNEHREVMIEQMCGNLNTYIDKCDNNSVGTSGGNEQYLKEEMCRNFVSILNEFDNITAKELNEMKDEVISIKGSVTSSIHKCTSLHNDLSQFHEIVQKIGDHKELCLIASIKCKHIIQQALTLLGKSGKAFNVQSNTKHNVSIPSDSRTCYITGIYVLTDGQVLVADWNNKRCKLLNQQYQVVSHCDVTVYVRDMCQITPSEVSVALDKNASNTHNVQFITVTQSQLTLGRKLELQHGCTGIACHKGELFICSKTALYKYALSGKQLCRLYEDRSSDYTVVKCAVSPTGDRLYITSYYKHKLLTLARDGTLLATYSDPALESPWGLHVTPAGQVLVCGYLSDTVLQVGWEGQSKLATLATREDGVRSPWSVCYSSNTSSIIVGQWWGDNILVFRVE; encoded by the exons ATGGTTGAAGACTTTTGTTGCACATCATGTTTAGAACAGAATCTTGCGGAATCTGCAGATATTTATTGTGAGAAATGTTTgaggttttattgtaaaaaatgtgttatccATCACAAtcaattgtttacaaaacatacgACATGTGGAAGGGAGGATATTAAGAAATGGCCAGTTTGTAAGGCTGTGGAAGATTTTCTCAGGAAGTGTGAGGTGCATGAGGAGAAAACATTGACACAGTTTTGccatgaccacagtcagctgtgctgctctgattGTTATGGAACAATTCACAG ccAGTGCCGAgaagtgacccagatttcggagctgaccaactcgcAGCCCTCAGGCCTAGAGgggctgtcagtggagctggaaactgccctgggggaaattaaaaccctgcagatcagtcaggaggccagcattcagtcattgcagagaacatacaatgaacatagggaagttatgatagagcaaatgtgtggcaatttaaatacttatatagataaatgtgataataattctgtgggaacatcaggcggaaatgagcaatatttaaaagaagagatgtgtaggaaTTTTGTTTCTATCTTGAATGAATTCgataatattactgcgaaggaacttaacgagatgaaagatgaagttataagcattaaagggtcagttacaagttctattcataaatgcaccagtcttcacaatgacttgtcacaattccatgaaattgttcagaaaattggagatcataaggagctctgccttatagccagcataaaatgtaagcatataatacagcaggcactgactctgctgggaaagtcaggcaaggcgttTAATGTCCAGAGTAATACTAAGCACAATGTGAGCATACCAAGTGATTCACGTACATGTTATATCACAGGCATATATGTTCTGACTGATGGGCAGGTGCTGGTCGCAGACTGGAACAATAAGAGGtgcaagctgctgaaccagcagtaccaggtggtgagtcactgtgaTGTGACTGTATATGTAAGGGACatgtgtcagatcacacccagtgaggtttcGGTGGCTCTGGATAAGAATGCTAGCAACACACATAATGTCCAGTTTATTACAGTCACCCAGAGCCAGCTCACTCTTGGTAGGAAGCTTGAGTTACAACATGGATGTACAGGTATTGCCTGCCATAAGGGAGAACTGTTTATCTGCTCTAAGACTGCTCTGTACAAGTACGCACTGAGTGGCAAACAGCTCTGCAGACTCTATGAAGATAGGTCATCTGAttatacag tagtgaagtgtgctgtgagtcccacaggagacaggctgtacatcaccagctaCTACAagcacaagcttctcaccctggccagggatggcacactcctggctacatactcaGACCCAGCACTAGAGAGCCCATggggtctacatgtgacccctgcaggccaggtgctggtctgtggataccTGTccgacactgtactacaggtgggctgggaggggcagagtaagctggctactcTTGCTACACGGGAAGATGGAGTGAGGAGcccatggtcagtctgctacagcagcaacacatcatccatcattgtgggacagtggTGGGgtgacaacatcctggtgttcagagtggaatag